A stretch of the Glutamicibacter sp. JL.03c genome encodes the following:
- a CDS encoding DinB family protein — MHNYFKPLSELLAEYDRALAYTEDLWRDLDPDEVLWRPHENSSAIGWHLGHQAHVAHFMVRNLTAAEPSPDPELDGIMDSANPEQFRGTLPTIDRLRSFRKTVAERVHDRVGAIAAGNVAATDQLTVVAGHMLTAIINHEYQHDQWIAEVRSQSLGHYLPEDPGSESLCRVDGYLLLNPLR; from the coding sequence TTGCATAACTATTTCAAGCCGCTGTCCGAGTTGCTCGCCGAATACGATCGAGCGTTGGCTTACACAGAGGATCTGTGGCGAGACCTCGACCCTGACGAGGTCCTCTGGCGACCGCATGAAAACTCGTCGGCGATTGGCTGGCACCTTGGCCACCAGGCTCATGTCGCCCATTTCATGGTCCGGAACCTCACCGCCGCCGAGCCGAGTCCCGACCCTGAGCTCGACGGGATCATGGATTCTGCCAACCCCGAGCAGTTCCGGGGCACCTTGCCTACCATCGACCGTCTGCGTTCCTTTCGCAAGACTGTCGCCGAACGCGTCCATGACCGCGTTGGCGCCATTGCAGCCGGAAACGTCGCAGCAACCGATCAGCTCACCGTCGTCGCCGGCCATATGCTCACCGCGATCATCAACCACGAGTACCAGCACGACCAATGGATCGCCGAAGTCCGCTCCCAGAGCCTCGGCCACTATCTGCCGGAGGACCCTGGTAGTGAGTCCCTCTGCCGGGTCGATGGCTACCTGCTGCTCAACCCCTTGCGCTGA
- a CDS encoding AraC family transcriptional regulator: protein MSTQLLQQHLPANSTNSTLDEIRAPGQVTSRKLGRSEFAELCDLADSKIAFGRQGIFGQLSYFYRVLDALDSSIAKSKDRSSLAGLGSPSAEISIVQQLMRENLDTAWTIARLASAVSFSASHLTRLFQRDTGSSPMAYLNQLRAERMALLLREQGISVASAGRAVGWHDASYATRRFGSHYGVSPSKYRIQH, encoded by the coding sequence GTGTCGACCCAGTTGCTGCAACAGCACCTGCCCGCAAACAGCACAAACAGCACTTTAGATGAGATCCGCGCTCCCGGTCAGGTCACCAGTCGAAAACTAGGACGTTCAGAGTTCGCGGAGTTGTGCGATCTGGCTGATTCAAAAATCGCCTTTGGACGACAAGGTATTTTCGGGCAACTTAGCTACTTCTACCGCGTACTCGATGCACTAGATAGCTCTATCGCGAAGTCGAAAGATCGTTCTTCACTTGCAGGTCTAGGATCACCGTCGGCCGAGATATCGATAGTGCAGCAATTAATGCGTGAAAATCTGGATACGGCATGGACCATCGCGCGCCTAGCAAGTGCAGTCTCGTTCTCCGCATCCCATCTCACTCGTCTATTCCAACGAGACACTGGTTCTTCTCCGATGGCCTACCTAAACCAATTGCGAGCCGAACGAATGGCACTATTACTGCGGGAGCAGGGTATCTCAGTGGCGTCTGCTGGACGTGCTGTAGGTTGGCATGATGCATCCTACGCGACGCGTCGATTCGGCTCCCATTATGGAGTATCTCCCAGTAAGTACCGCATACAACATTGA
- a CDS encoding FadR/GntR family transcriptional regulator: protein MSETPTMPKRSTLVPQVIEILQENISSGRWPIGSRLPLEAELLTQYKISRVTLRQAVQALVHVGMLETIQGSGTFVRASSELNTVLNRYLDNEHLSYVLEARLAIEAEAAELAATRATPDDLNAMADLLEKSRHAALNNDAEKLNLFSAKFHFAVVESAANPVLLELYRALEEGTARSLREISDHQPLVSFVDEHVAILESIRAGEGIKALAATREHLTAVMTQHASQSGAVSAITR from the coding sequence ATGTCGGAGACCCCCACCATGCCGAAACGTTCGACACTTGTCCCGCAGGTCATTGAAATTCTCCAGGAGAATATCAGTAGCGGGAGGTGGCCCATCGGTTCGCGGCTACCGCTAGAAGCCGAACTTTTGACACAGTACAAAATCAGCCGTGTCACTTTGCGCCAAGCCGTTCAAGCTCTTGTACATGTGGGTATGTTAGAAACGATCCAAGGCAGTGGCACTTTCGTCCGCGCATCCAGCGAGCTCAACACCGTCTTGAATCGTTATTTGGATAACGAACATCTTTCTTATGTTCTTGAAGCGCGTCTTGCCATCGAAGCTGAAGCAGCGGAGCTCGCCGCAACTCGCGCGACTCCAGACGACCTTAATGCCATGGCCGATCTCCTTGAAAAATCTCGTCATGCAGCCCTGAACAACGATGCCGAGAAGCTCAACTTATTCTCTGCCAAGTTCCATTTTGCCGTCGTGGAGTCGGCTGCCAACCCGGTGCTCTTAGAGCTGTATCGAGCCCTAGAAGAAGGTACCGCGAGATCTTTAAGAGAGATCTCAGATCATCAGCCGTTAGTCTCTTTCGTTGATGAGCACGTGGCGATTCTTGAATCCATCCGTGCTGGCGAAGGCATCAAAGCCTTGGCCGCAACAAGGGAGCATCTCACCGCGGTAATGACCCAACACGCCTCCCAAAGTGGTGCAGTCTCGGCGATCACCCGATGA
- a CDS encoding MFS transporter, protein MTTTELELASKKSMQRRARFGSFVGTTIEWYDFYLYGTAAALVFPQLFFPSESALTGTLLALLTYAAGFVSRPLGGIIMGHFGDRVGRKAMLVTSLLIMGVATTLIGALPTHQAIGMGAPLLLLTLRIIQGIGLGGEWGGAVLVAVEHAPEEKRGLFGAWPQVGAPVGLLLANGVFTTLNFTLTEEAFMAWGWRVGFLSSAVLIVVGLVIRLKMEETPDFKKVQEHGKVARFPLVQVLRRQWRQVLLAIGIKISQVSLFYILTVFSLTYVSTSLGLPRYVALIGVLVASGVSLCTTLLSGWFSDEFGRRRVYLIGAVLSGVFAIPLFFMMDSGSAIIICAAIVIGMIFHDLMYGPQAAFMTELFEPEHRYTGASLGSQVASTISGGFSPVIAVLLLDMTGGKGWVIGLFIAALSAVTIAATFFSPETHRGNRNHTK, encoded by the coding sequence ATGACCACCACCGAACTGGAACTCGCTTCTAAGAAGAGCATGCAACGGCGTGCACGTTTCGGGAGCTTCGTCGGGACCACGATTGAATGGTACGACTTCTACCTTTATGGAACCGCAGCAGCTCTAGTATTTCCTCAGCTCTTCTTCCCTTCCGAGTCAGCCTTGACAGGAACTCTACTGGCGCTCCTAACCTACGCCGCTGGGTTCGTCTCTCGCCCTCTCGGAGGGATCATTATGGGGCATTTCGGCGACCGTGTTGGCCGGAAGGCCATGCTCGTCACTTCCCTGTTAATCATGGGTGTAGCTACAACCCTTATCGGAGCCCTCCCCACCCATCAGGCTATTGGCATGGGCGCTCCTTTGCTCCTTTTGACCCTGCGCATCATTCAGGGGATCGGACTTGGCGGAGAATGGGGAGGAGCAGTCCTGGTGGCCGTGGAGCATGCTCCGGAGGAGAAACGAGGACTCTTCGGCGCATGGCCTCAGGTAGGAGCTCCAGTCGGATTACTCTTGGCAAACGGCGTTTTCACTACGCTGAACTTTACCCTCACAGAGGAAGCCTTTATGGCGTGGGGATGGCGTGTGGGATTCTTGAGTTCCGCGGTGTTGATTGTTGTTGGTCTCGTAATCCGCCTCAAAATGGAAGAAACACCCGACTTCAAGAAAGTTCAGGAGCATGGAAAGGTCGCACGTTTCCCGCTTGTACAGGTTCTACGTCGGCAATGGCGACAGGTTCTTCTAGCAATCGGCATCAAGATATCCCAGGTCTCGCTCTTCTACATACTTACGGTGTTCTCACTGACCTACGTTTCAACTTCGCTTGGGCTTCCCCGATATGTTGCACTCATTGGGGTGCTGGTCGCCTCAGGTGTAAGTCTGTGCACAACCCTGTTGTCAGGCTGGTTCTCTGATGAGTTTGGACGTAGGAGAGTTTACCTAATTGGCGCAGTCCTCTCTGGAGTTTTTGCCATTCCATTGTTCTTTATGATGGACTCCGGCAGCGCGATCATCATTTGCGCCGCAATAGTTATCGGCATGATTTTTCACGACCTCATGTACGGTCCGCAGGCAGCTTTCATGACGGAACTCTTCGAACCTGAACACCGATACACGGGCGCCTCGCTTGGGAGTCAAGTAGCTTCCACTATCTCCGGTGGATTCTCCCCGGTCATTGCGGTGCTACTTCTAGACATGACCGGAGGAAAAGGCTGGGTAATTGGTTTATTCATCGCGGCACTGAGCGCCGTTACGATCGCGGCTACGTTCTTCTCTCCGGAGACTCATCGCGGTAATCGAAACCATACGAAGTGA
- a CDS encoding RidA family protein, whose protein sequence is MPIQYIPTIEGLSKFGDYSPVAVADNIVAIAGQFGTDGEDPESQIRGAFKNLKTALAAADLGFEDIIKFTTFVVGRETIPHFMKLRKEIFAEIYPNGIYPPNTLLIVAGLVHEEFVFEVEAIAQKKN, encoded by the coding sequence ATGCCGATCCAATACATCCCCACCATCGAAGGCCTTTCGAAGTTTGGCGATTACTCACCCGTGGCCGTCGCCGACAACATCGTAGCCATTGCAGGTCAATTTGGTACCGACGGGGAAGACCCAGAAAGCCAAATCCGCGGCGCTTTTAAGAATCTCAAGACAGCGTTGGCTGCTGCGGACCTTGGCTTTGAGGACATTATCAAGTTCACTACGTTCGTCGTTGGTCGCGAGACGATTCCACATTTCATGAAGCTGCGAAAAGAGATCTTTGCCGAAATCTACCCTAATGGCATCTATCCCCCGAACACTTTGCTAATTGTGGCAGGTCTAGTGCACGAAGAGTTCGTCTTCGAAGTTGAGGCCATCGCTCAGAAGAAGAACTAG
- a CDS encoding fumarylacetoacetate hydrolase family protein, with protein sequence MKFVSFSVDSERIHVGLADPIQGVVHDLSDRLPEGADLLHVIEAWSGLEQIDEDLDSLPTFPLDSVRLCAPIPAPQRNIFCVGKNYREHVVEFGRSGYDSPDRSESLPEAPVVFSKATTSVSGPYDKIESHPNVTNELDYEAELGIIIGRGGRGITREEAFDHVWGYTIIDDFTARDLQRTHKQWLLGKSLDTHCPMGPYAVTKDEVPDPEDLRVQSWINGEARQDAHVRDLIFDIPELVSTISAGITLFPGDIIATGTPVGVGIGFDPPKFLQTGDVVEISITGLGTQRNEVQ encoded by the coding sequence TTGAAATTTGTTTCATTCTCCGTCGACTCGGAACGCATCCATGTCGGCCTGGCAGACCCCATTCAAGGGGTCGTACACGATCTGAGCGACCGCCTACCTGAAGGCGCGGATCTGCTTCACGTCATTGAAGCCTGGTCTGGTCTAGAACAGATCGATGAAGACCTGGATTCATTGCCGACTTTCCCTCTAGACAGCGTGAGACTCTGTGCGCCGATCCCGGCACCTCAACGAAACATCTTCTGCGTCGGAAAAAACTACCGCGAGCATGTTGTGGAATTCGGCCGTTCCGGATACGATTCGCCGGACCGTTCAGAAAGTCTGCCTGAAGCTCCGGTTGTTTTCTCCAAGGCCACCACCTCAGTATCCGGTCCGTACGACAAGATCGAATCTCACCCAAACGTTACTAACGAGCTCGACTATGAAGCTGAGCTCGGCATCATCATCGGCCGCGGCGGCCGCGGGATTACCCGCGAAGAAGCTTTCGATCATGTATGGGGCTACACCATCATTGATGACTTCACCGCCCGTGATCTGCAGCGTACTCACAAACAATGGCTACTAGGTAAATCATTGGACACCCACTGCCCGATGGGACCGTACGCAGTCACAAAGGATGAAGTTCCAGATCCAGAAGACCTACGCGTGCAATCGTGGATTAATGGTGAAGCTCGCCAAGATGCTCACGTTCGTGACCTGATCTTTGACATTCCAGAATTAGTTTCGACCATTTCGGCTGGAATCACCCTATTCCCAGGCGACATCATCGCTACCGGCACACCGGTAGGTGTCGGCATTGGATTCGATCCTCCAAAGTTTCTTCAAACCGGCGATGTCGTCGAAATCTCAATCACAGGTCTCGGCACGCAACGCAACGAAGTTCAGTAA
- a CDS encoding FadR/GntR family transcriptional regulator yields the protein MGFNTFLLGIFGSLLVQIGSSCYSSLMTGADQALRAMLQDGIAAGTFRAGAKLPTERELVEMLAASRPSVRKALSQLEREGLITRQVGRGTFLTSTMSPDAVPVDSSPATIMQARLVFEPSIASTAALTATAVDLETLERYLNEGGKSADFESFESWDAKLHRAIAVATQNDLLIRMFDVMNAARDLPVWGLRKRQTSTPERRRQYHHEHEQILKALQDRDPEGAEHAMRVHLRQVGDALSGGA from the coding sequence GTGGGATTCAATACCTTTTTATTGGGAATTTTTGGTAGCTTATTGGTCCAAATTGGTTCATCCTGCTATTCTAGTCTTATGACAGGTGCGGATCAGGCTCTCCGAGCGATGCTTCAAGACGGTATTGCAGCCGGTACTTTTCGTGCGGGTGCCAAACTACCGACCGAGCGAGAATTAGTTGAGATGCTTGCCGCATCACGTCCGTCCGTGAGGAAGGCACTATCGCAACTAGAGCGCGAAGGACTAATAACTCGACAGGTGGGTCGTGGTACTTTCCTGACCAGTACCATGTCGCCTGATGCGGTCCCGGTGGATTCTAGTCCTGCAACGATTATGCAAGCCAGACTGGTCTTTGAGCCTTCGATAGCTTCGACTGCCGCGCTGACTGCGACGGCAGTCGATTTGGAAACCCTGGAACGATACTTGAATGAGGGTGGCAAATCTGCGGATTTTGAGTCTTTCGAATCCTGGGATGCAAAATTACATCGTGCCATTGCGGTCGCGACCCAAAACGACCTACTGATTCGGATGTTTGACGTGATGAACGCTGCGAGGGACTTGCCAGTATGGGGGCTGAGAAAGCGGCAGACGTCGACGCCGGAGCGCCGACGTCAATACCATCATGAGCATGAGCAGATACTCAAAGCCCTGCAGGATCGAGACCCAGAGGGTGCGGAGCATGCCATGCGGGTGCACCTGCGTCAGGTCGGGGATGCGCTAAGCGGAGGTGCATAA
- a CDS encoding MFS transporter: MTTNISSRSHLVDLRPLTQRPDFARVWIGSMLGGLGGQLTVTAVMLHMYALTSSTLAVAMIAFAGLVPMIFAGLYGGMLSDYFDRRRVALISATITWIATVSLATVAWTGHVNEAWLYGLSIVISCSNSVVSAAKTAMTPKLVGPELIAPAAALNGISIGIMVMAGPAAGGALVALLGYPLTYTIDVLLMLSLFLGLWTLPRLLPGGVTTRPGLESLRDGLRFLRTAPNLRAQFFLDIIAMVFGSPVAIFPAVGVVLLGGGEITTGILTAAVAIGTFLSSLVSGRLSGITRHGIAITRAVQAFGLATMLFGLALLGAHLGWFAPETVDATHPNVVMIVAACIALALTGASDNISSIFRSTMMQQATPDVYRGRLQGIFMTVVTSGPRLGALYFGVLASLFTLWVPAVAGGLMIMAIAGVLLRLRPGFGAYDSRHPQP; the protein is encoded by the coding sequence ATGACTACAAATATCTCTTCCCGAAGCCATCTTGTCGATCTTCGGCCGCTCACCCAACGACCTGATTTTGCCCGTGTGTGGATTGGGTCTATGTTAGGCGGACTTGGCGGCCAACTAACAGTCACCGCGGTCATGCTGCATATGTATGCCCTGACATCCAGCACCCTGGCCGTGGCAATGATCGCATTCGCAGGCCTCGTACCAATGATCTTCGCTGGACTATACGGCGGGATGCTCTCTGATTATTTCGACCGCAGGCGCGTCGCACTGATCAGTGCCACCATTACTTGGATTGCAACCGTCAGCCTGGCCACCGTCGCATGGACCGGTCACGTGAACGAGGCATGGTTATACGGACTGTCCATCGTTATCTCGTGTTCAAATTCTGTGGTCTCTGCAGCCAAGACCGCGATGACACCAAAACTGGTTGGCCCCGAACTGATCGCCCCCGCAGCCGCATTAAATGGTATCTCTATAGGAATCATGGTTATGGCTGGACCGGCAGCCGGGGGCGCACTCGTTGCACTTCTTGGCTACCCTCTGACCTACACCATTGATGTGCTGCTAATGCTATCCCTATTCCTTGGCCTATGGACCCTTCCCCGGTTACTTCCTGGCGGTGTTACCACACGTCCGGGACTTGAATCGCTACGTGATGGACTGCGTTTTCTACGCACCGCGCCGAACTTGCGCGCTCAATTCTTCTTGGACATCATAGCGATGGTCTTCGGTAGCCCTGTGGCAATTTTCCCGGCAGTTGGAGTTGTATTACTCGGTGGCGGAGAAATAACGACCGGCATTCTCACCGCAGCAGTTGCCATCGGAACTTTTCTCTCCAGCCTTGTCTCCGGACGACTCTCCGGCATCACCCGCCATGGCATAGCAATTACCCGGGCAGTGCAGGCTTTCGGACTAGCCACGATGCTCTTTGGACTCGCCCTCTTGGGTGCTCACCTTGGTTGGTTTGCGCCGGAAACCGTGGATGCCACTCATCCGAATGTGGTGATGATCGTTGCCGCGTGTATCGCCCTCGCACTAACTGGCGCCTCAGACAACATCAGCAGCATTTTCCGTTCCACGATGATGCAACAAGCTACACCGGATGTTTATCGAGGTCGTTTACAAGGTATCTTCATGACTGTCGTAACTAGCGGACCTCGACTAGGGGCCTTGTACTTCGGAGTCCTCGCATCACTTTTCACGCTCTGGGTACCAGCCGTCGCGGGAGGATTGATGATCATGGCGATAGCTGGTGTACTGCTCCGGCTACGTCCGGGGTTTGGCGCTTACGATTCTCGTCACCCCCAGCCCTAG
- a CDS encoding FecCD family ABC transporter permease → MKNIPNVSAMQPSTHVRTSLLCAVLVILLTIGIFTLLGGTGHPLTVKQLTSILFGSGSGSENYLLLQLRLPRLLLAILVGSCLGMSGALFQGLTRNPLGSPDVIGINAGAATGALLVILVLHAGETQTPTGALLGGLATGLIVFSIASKHRMNPTRLVLAGIAIGPLLTSVNSFLLLRADVDNAENAARWLVGSLNGADWERVSYLALTILLVAPLAMLLTKPLVLMGMGDDLASALGVNVSRTRIGVTAVASILAALATATSGPIGFVALAAPHLARWIAPGNIHPIISAVVGAVMLVSADFLATYTTPSLSLPVGTVTGLLGGAYLALYLGLQARRTKRGMSL, encoded by the coding sequence ATGAAAAACATACCCAATGTCAGTGCGATGCAACCTTCCACCCACGTGCGGACGAGCTTGCTCTGCGCAGTCCTGGTGATTCTTCTAACGATAGGTATTTTTACGCTTCTAGGTGGTACTGGACATCCTTTAACAGTAAAGCAACTGACATCCATTCTTTTTGGGTCTGGCAGTGGGTCTGAAAATTACCTGCTATTACAGTTGCGCCTTCCTCGACTGCTGTTAGCGATACTGGTGGGCAGCTGCCTTGGAATGTCTGGGGCTTTGTTTCAAGGGCTCACGCGCAACCCTCTGGGGAGCCCCGATGTAATAGGCATAAACGCCGGCGCCGCTACCGGTGCCTTGCTGGTGATCTTAGTTCTGCACGCAGGAGAAACTCAAACACCAACTGGCGCTTTGCTCGGAGGACTTGCCACCGGCCTCATTGTCTTTTCCATCGCTTCTAAGCACCGTATGAACCCGACACGATTGGTCCTGGCGGGCATTGCGATTGGACCTTTGTTGACGTCTGTCAATTCCTTCCTGTTGTTGCGCGCCGACGTGGATAACGCAGAAAACGCTGCGCGATGGCTGGTGGGAAGCCTCAATGGCGCAGATTGGGAACGAGTCAGTTATCTCGCACTGACCATTCTGCTTGTAGCACCCCTAGCTATGCTCCTCACCAAACCGCTGGTCCTCATGGGGATGGGCGATGACCTAGCCAGCGCGCTCGGCGTCAATGTGTCCCGTACCCGAATTGGCGTAACAGCCGTAGCATCCATTCTGGCAGCGTTGGCCACCGCGACTTCCGGGCCGATTGGATTTGTCGCCTTGGCCGCTCCCCATCTCGCAAGATGGATTGCTCCCGGCAACATCCACCCGATAATCAGCGCCGTTGTAGGTGCGGTTATGCTGGTGAGTGCAGATTTCCTTGCAACATATACCACGCCCTCTTTGAGCTTGCCAGTCGGTACAGTGACAGGGCTCCTCGGTGGAGCGTATCTAGCTTTATATCTAGGTTTGCAAGCGCGACGGACAAAACGCGGGATGAGCTTATGA
- a CDS encoding FecCD family ABC transporter permease: protein MGTTSLLLALGVSLFVGTSLIGPAEVWRILIGQETGYNAEVIWKLRIPRTLIGFTVGAALALAGEIIQAVTRNPLAEPGILGVNSGAAVAVVLSIGVLGISSPRVYLWFALGGAGLAAIAVSLLGGVLNRSSSTARLLLAGSAISAALSAGVSAFALADRSTYEQFRFWVIGSLNVPTLEILGQTGPFLLLGSVLAFALCRSMDALALGEDMSRGLGSRTGWVRTGALLSVTLLCGAATATCGPIAFVGLATPHIARALLGATHARTLPFQVILGPVLLLTADIIGRVIAAPAEVQTGIITAFIGAPAFLIILSKRRVVAP, encoded by the coding sequence TTGGGTACAACCTCATTACTGCTTGCACTTGGAGTTTCTCTGTTTGTTGGAACCTCGCTTATCGGACCCGCAGAAGTCTGGCGCATTCTTATCGGCCAGGAAACCGGCTACAACGCAGAAGTAATTTGGAAACTGCGCATTCCACGAACCCTTATCGGCTTCACCGTTGGGGCAGCACTCGCGCTCGCTGGAGAGATAATACAGGCGGTGACACGAAATCCCCTAGCTGAGCCCGGAATTCTGGGGGTGAACTCAGGCGCCGCCGTCGCAGTGGTGCTAAGCATCGGCGTATTGGGAATTAGCTCTCCACGTGTTTATCTATGGTTTGCCCTGGGCGGAGCTGGCCTTGCAGCGATTGCCGTTTCACTGCTAGGTGGAGTATTAAACCGTTCTTCCAGCACGGCACGGTTACTGTTGGCTGGTTCCGCGATCTCCGCAGCATTAAGCGCGGGAGTTTCTGCTTTTGCATTGGCCGATCGTTCTACCTATGAGCAGTTTCGTTTTTGGGTTATCGGTTCCCTCAACGTTCCGACCCTAGAAATATTAGGTCAGACAGGACCTTTCTTGTTGCTAGGAAGCGTCCTTGCGTTCGCGCTTTGCCGTTCGATGGATGCCCTAGCTCTAGGAGAAGACATGAGCCGCGGATTAGGATCTCGCACCGGGTGGGTCCGCACAGGTGCACTGTTGTCGGTCACGCTTCTTTGCGGGGCAGCGACGGCCACCTGCGGTCCTATTGCTTTCGTAGGTCTAGCAACCCCTCATATCGCAAGAGCCTTACTAGGTGCAACCCATGCCCGAACGCTACCTTTCCAAGTGATTCTCGGACCAGTACTGCTCCTGACAGCAGACATTATTGGTCGCGTGATTGCCGCACCGGCAGAAGTGCAAACCGGGATCATCACCGCATTCATCGGAGCCCCTGCATTCCTCATCATCTTGTCCAAACGTCGGGTGGTTGCTCCATGA
- a CDS encoding ABC transporter substrate-binding protein: MHPTNLRISRRLTFVGPIVAGILALALAGCSTTTAKNETSSHNEPSGTWPITMQHQFGETVIPAPAERIVVTGTTDTDVLLALGITPVAFPQWISDWERGVGPWSLNDLGSADPKLLTFRELNFEDIAATNPDLILSTGTQLTQTDYEKLSGLAATVAPVAGYTDAYLVPWDVRTVQVGEAVGKKDEAQQLVTQAKDAFADAVTEHPDWEGLTAVTVISMNGEFGVYAPTDNRGRFMDSLGFGATKEAAEITGDEFWGAVSEERLDLLDTADVIVVLEGNDAAQEAFANSSTFQQLSAVKEGRIVEVTDEDTVMAMSASTVTSIPYALERLVPEIEKAVQGD; the protein is encoded by the coding sequence ATGCACCCTACTAATCTCCGGATTTCTCGGCGACTCACTTTTGTTGGCCCCATTGTCGCAGGAATACTTGCCCTAGCTCTTGCAGGCTGTTCGACAACCACAGCGAAAAACGAGACTTCATCTCATAACGAGCCGTCCGGCACCTGGCCGATCACCATGCAACACCAGTTTGGCGAGACTGTCATTCCTGCCCCTGCAGAACGAATTGTGGTGACTGGAACCACCGACACCGACGTGCTCTTAGCCCTCGGAATTACTCCCGTTGCGTTTCCCCAGTGGATCTCGGATTGGGAACGAGGAGTAGGTCCATGGTCGCTCAATGACTTAGGCAGTGCAGATCCAAAACTATTAACTTTCCGGGAACTTAATTTCGAGGATATCGCTGCAACGAACCCTGACCTCATTTTGTCCACCGGAACCCAGCTGACCCAAACCGATTACGAAAAACTCTCGGGCCTAGCTGCAACCGTCGCACCTGTCGCAGGATACACAGACGCATATCTGGTTCCATGGGATGTTCGCACCGTTCAAGTTGGAGAAGCTGTCGGCAAGAAGGACGAAGCTCAGCAGCTCGTCACTCAGGCGAAGGATGCCTTCGCCGATGCGGTTACTGAACATCCCGATTGGGAGGGGCTCACTGCCGTCACAGTGATCTCGATGAACGGCGAGTTTGGGGTGTATGCGCCAACAGATAATCGGGGTCGTTTTATGGATTCGCTTGGTTTCGGAGCTACTAAAGAAGCAGCAGAGATCACCGGTGATGAGTTTTGGGGCGCTGTGAGCGAAGAACGCCTTGACTTGCTTGATACGGCAGATGTGATCGTGGTCTTGGAAGGTAACGACGCGGCGCAAGAGGCATTCGCGAACTCCAGCACTTTTCAGCAGCTCTCCGCCGTGAAAGAAGGACGCATCGTAGAAGTAACCGATGAAGACACCGTGATGGCGATGTCTGCATCAACGGTAACCTCGATCCCATACGCCTTAGAACGCCTAGTTCCAGAAATTGAGAAAGCCGTTCAGGGGGACTAA